Proteins encoded together in one Micromonospora auratinigra window:
- a CDS encoding Hsp20/alpha crystallin family protein has protein sequence MLMRTDPFREIDRLAEQFFGTTARPAVMHLDAYRDGDHFYAAFDLPGVDPDSIDCTVERNVLTVRAERRRPAGEKVELVAAERPMGTFSRQLFLGDTLDTDRLEAGYDNGVLTLRIPIAERAKPRRISVTANADGNGRRQISA, from the coding sequence ATGTTGATGCGTACCGACCCGTTCCGTGAGATCGACCGGCTCGCCGAGCAGTTCTTCGGCACCACCGCCCGGCCGGCGGTCATGCACCTCGACGCCTACCGCGACGGGGACCACTTCTACGCCGCCTTCGACCTGCCGGGCGTCGACCCGGACAGCATCGACTGCACCGTCGAGCGCAACGTCCTGACGGTCCGCGCCGAGCGGCGCCGCCCCGCCGGGGAGAAGGTCGAACTCGTCGCCGCCGAGCGGCCGATGGGCACCTTCAGCCGGCAGCTCTTCCTCGGCGACACCCTCGACACCGACCGGCTGGAGGCCGGCTACGACAACGGCGTGCTGACCCTGCGCATCCCGATCGCCGAGCGGGCCAAGCCCCGCCGGATCAGCGTCACGGCGAACGCCGACGGCAACGGCCGCCGGCAGATCAGCGCCTGA
- a CDS encoding GNAT family N-acetyltransferase: protein MRIREYTEADWAQVRPILTEVIEAGDTFPYDPAWPSEVLHDVWVERPPGLTVVAEADGRILGTAKAGPNKPGPGSHVASASYMVPAAARGQGVGRALVEHTLDWARRQGYAAMQFNAVAESNTVAVRLYRRLGFTVIGTVPQAFAHPTLGRVGLHVMHRFL, encoded by the coding sequence GTGCGGATCCGCGAGTACACCGAGGCCGACTGGGCGCAGGTCCGGCCGATCCTGACCGAGGTGATCGAGGCCGGCGACACCTTCCCGTACGACCCGGCGTGGCCGTCGGAGGTGCTGCACGACGTGTGGGTGGAACGGCCGCCGGGGCTGACCGTGGTCGCCGAGGCGGACGGGCGGATCCTCGGCACCGCCAAGGCGGGTCCCAACAAGCCCGGTCCCGGCTCGCACGTGGCCAGCGCCAGCTACATGGTGCCGGCCGCCGCGCGGGGACAGGGCGTCGGCCGGGCGCTGGTCGAGCACACCCTCGACTGGGCCCGCCGCCAGGGCTACGCCGCGATGCAGTTCAACGCGGTGGCGGAGAGCAACACGGTGGCCGTGCGGCTGTACCGGCGGCTCGGGTTCACGGTGATCGGCACGGTGCCGCAGGCGTTCGCGCACCCCACCCTGGGCCGGGTCGGCCTGCACGTGATGCACCGGTTCCTCTGA
- a CDS encoding cupin domain-containing protein: protein MSTEPIELAAALASFEQLWSPRIVTTVNDYDVRIAKVAGEHVWHVHEHTDEFFLVLDGELRIALRDGADGAEREVVLPRGAVHVVPRGVEHRPSAPGGASILMFEPSGTSSVGDRHDEVPGHVDATTGHRL, encoded by the coding sequence ATGAGCACTGAGCCGATCGAGTTGGCCGCCGCCCTCGCGAGCTTCGAGCAGCTGTGGAGCCCGCGCATCGTCACCACCGTCAACGACTACGACGTGCGGATCGCCAAGGTCGCCGGCGAGCACGTCTGGCACGTCCACGAGCACACCGACGAGTTCTTCCTGGTGCTCGACGGGGAGCTGCGGATCGCCCTGCGCGACGGCGCGGACGGCGCCGAGCGGGAGGTGGTGCTGCCGCGCGGCGCGGTGCACGTGGTGCCGCGCGGGGTCGAGCACCGGCCGTCCGCGCCCGGCGGCGCGTCCATCCTGATGTTCGAGCCGTCCGGCACCTCCAGCGTGGGCGACCGCCACGACGAGGTGCCCGGGCACGTCGACGCCACCACCGGGCACCGGCTCTGA
- a CDS encoding TIGR04222 domain-containing membrane protein, translating to MLWGVSGPLFLLDYVSAVAVALAIAVAVRELTGARARGAEPDPVELAYLTDRAGLACQVGMAALHRAGVVRPGELATLTVDGPPPVRSPHLVRALHAALRRPQTWAGVLADPQVGRALRRLVARLLRDGWLLTPAQRRRVALGTLPLFAVAAVGLTRIVDSAVEGRDAGGPASVVGLLLCCVATALGGWWLSEVPETGAAARRLLRRLRRRHAELDPQRRPAWSEHGTDELLTAMALYGPRPLLAVAPRLGALVGIDADRTRPDPQRTLARR from the coding sequence ATGCTCTGGGGTGTCAGCGGACCGCTCTTCCTGCTCGACTACGTCTCGGCGGTCGCCGTGGCCCTCGCGATCGCCGTGGCGGTACGCGAGCTGACCGGCGCGCGGGCCCGGGGCGCCGAGCCGGACCCGGTCGAACTGGCGTACCTGACCGACCGGGCCGGGCTGGCCTGCCAGGTCGGCATGGCCGCGCTGCACCGCGCCGGCGTGGTACGCCCCGGCGAACTGGCCACCCTGACCGTGGACGGCCCGCCACCGGTCCGCTCCCCGCACCTGGTCCGGGCCCTGCACGCCGCACTGCGCCGGCCGCAGACCTGGGCCGGTGTGCTGGCCGACCCGCAGGTGGGGCGGGCCCTGCGCCGGCTGGTGGCCCGGCTGCTGCGCGACGGTTGGCTGCTCACCCCGGCCCAACGGCGGCGGGTGGCACTGGGCACCCTGCCCCTGTTCGCGGTGGCCGCCGTCGGGCTGACCCGGATCGTCGACAGCGCCGTCGAGGGCCGAGACGCCGGCGGACCCGCCTCCGTGGTCGGCCTGCTGCTGTGCTGCGTGGCCACCGCCCTCGGCGGCTGGTGGCTGAGCGAGGTGCCGGAGACCGGGGCCGCCGCCCGCCGGCTGCTGCGCCGGCTGCGCCGCCGGCACGCGGAGCTCGACCCGCAGCGCCGCCCCGCCTGGAGCGAACACGGCACCGACGAGCTGCTGACCGCGATGGCCCTGTACGGCCCGCGCCCGCTGCTGGCCGTCGCGCCCCGCCTCGGCGCGCTGGTCGGCATCGACGCCGACCGCACCCGCCCGGACCCGCAGCGCACACTGGCCCGCCGCTGA
- a CDS encoding GNAT family N-acetyltransferase, with protein MSTWTTSPSRPDAPDAAVLLREYLAEMVRRWYGRPERPEEVAAALADFPSDDLVPPSGVLLLARRDGALAGCAGLRRHPGWAELTRVYVRPAHRGAGGGAALLAAVEAYAASAGADRIRLDTRSDLVEARALYARHGYREIPAYHRGPYAQHWFEKLLPAGVDGAPAPR; from the coding sequence GTGAGCACCTGGACGACCAGCCCGTCGCGACCCGACGCCCCGGACGCGGCGGTGCTGCTGCGCGAGTACCTGGCGGAGATGGTCCGCCGCTGGTACGGCCGGCCGGAACGGCCGGAGGAGGTGGCGGCGGCGCTCGCCGACTTCCCCAGCGACGACCTGGTGCCGCCGTCCGGCGTGCTGTTGCTGGCCCGCCGGGACGGGGCGCTCGCCGGCTGTGCCGGTCTGCGCCGGCATCCCGGCTGGGCGGAGCTGACCCGGGTCTACGTGCGTCCGGCCCACCGGGGCGCCGGCGGCGGAGCGGCGCTGCTGGCCGCCGTCGAGGCGTACGCCGCGTCGGCCGGGGCGGACCGGATCCGGCTGGACACCCGCAGCGACCTGGTGGAGGCGCGCGCCCTGTACGCCCGACACGGCTACCGGGAGATCCCCGCCTACCACCGTGGCCCGTACGCCCAGCACTGGTTCGAGAAGCTCCTGCCGGCCGGAGTTGACGGCGCGCCCGCCCCGCGCTAA
- a CDS encoding MarR family winged helix-turn-helix transcriptional regulator translates to MSERDPVDEHVDRWRPVLPDLDPDVEGAVVRMSLLTRHLRAVKERTLAELDLQEKEFGTLHALAGRGGRAAPSDIAGDLRMAPASITARVDALVRRGFVRRIPSTVDRRRIDVELTDAGRAYWRRAIGVVGDEEQRVLGALSADERQLLSDLLRRVTLAAQRPAGDAGVPG, encoded by the coding sequence GTGAGCGAGCGTGACCCCGTCGACGAGCACGTCGACCGCTGGCGACCCGTCCTGCCCGACCTGGATCCCGACGTCGAGGGCGCGGTGGTGCGGATGTCGCTGCTGACCCGCCACCTGCGCGCGGTCAAGGAGCGGACCCTGGCGGAGCTGGACCTGCAGGAGAAGGAATTCGGCACCCTGCACGCGCTCGCCGGTCGGGGCGGCCGGGCCGCGCCCTCGGACATCGCCGGCGACCTGCGGATGGCGCCCGCCTCGATCACCGCCCGGGTCGACGCGCTGGTGCGGCGCGGATTCGTCCGGCGCATCCCCTCCACGGTCGACCGACGCCGCATCGACGTGGAGCTCACCGACGCCGGCCGGGCCTACTGGCGGCGGGCGATCGGGGTGGTCGGCGACGAGGAGCAGCGGGTCCTGGGCGCGCTCTCCGCCGACGAGCGGCAACTCCTGTCCGACCTGCTGCGCCGGGTCACCCTCGCCGCCCAGCGGCCGGCGGGCGATGCCGGGGTTCCGGGCTAG
- a CDS encoding vWA domain-containing protein, whose translation MSHLRRSLLVPVLLAAALTSGACTAGGPRSDSARGPARPGATAPWSGGGETSTREDPASTFAMDVDTASYGYTRRLIRDGRLPERAEVRPEEFVNSFRQDYPQPAGDGFAVHVDGARLPQQHEAADDERLLRVGLQTRAEDRRDRPDAALTFVVDVSGSMDEPGRLDLVRDALHTLVDQLRPTDSIAIVEFSTRARVVREMTPVAEARTLHEAIDSLRTRDSTNLEAGLVLGYRVARDGFREGRTNRVIVLSDGLANTGSTEAEPILRRVREEAQKQITLLGVGVGSDYGDALMEQLADRGDGFAVYVGEREQARRVFVQQLPATLSLRALDAKVQVTFDEATVTSYRLIGYDNRAIADESFRDDRVDGGEVGPGHSVTALYAVRLAEGASASTRVARVQVRWTAPKDRAPAETYESVTVAALDRPFTEASPRLRTCYAAGYFAEALRGGTQARLADLAAIAQGAAEATDDAEVRDLSRLIREADALR comes from the coding sequence ATGAGCCATCTCAGACGGTCACTGCTGGTGCCGGTGCTGCTGGCCGCCGCGCTGACCTCCGGCGCCTGCACGGCCGGCGGCCCGCGCAGCGACTCGGCGCGCGGCCCGGCCCGCCCCGGCGCCACCGCGCCCTGGTCGGGCGGCGGCGAGACGAGCACCCGGGAGGATCCGGCGTCCACCTTCGCGATGGACGTCGACACCGCCTCGTACGGCTACACCCGCCGGCTGATCCGCGACGGCCGGCTGCCCGAGCGCGCCGAGGTGCGGCCGGAGGAGTTCGTGAACTCCTTCCGGCAGGACTACCCGCAGCCCGCCGGGGACGGCTTCGCGGTGCACGTCGACGGGGCCCGGCTGCCGCAGCAGCACGAGGCGGCCGACGACGAGCGGCTGCTGCGGGTGGGGCTGCAGACCCGTGCGGAGGACCGCCGCGACCGCCCGGACGCGGCGTTGACGTTCGTCGTCGACGTGTCCGGCTCGATGGACGAGCCGGGCCGGCTGGACCTGGTGCGCGATGCCCTGCACACGCTGGTGGACCAGCTGCGGCCGACCGACTCCATCGCGATCGTCGAGTTCAGCACCCGGGCGCGGGTGGTACGGGAGATGACGCCCGTCGCCGAGGCCCGCACCCTGCACGAGGCGATCGACTCGTTGCGTACCCGGGACAGCACCAACCTGGAGGCGGGCCTGGTGCTCGGCTACCGGGTGGCCCGCGACGGCTTCCGGGAGGGGCGGACCAACCGGGTGATCGTGCTCTCCGACGGGCTGGCCAACACCGGCAGCACCGAGGCGGAGCCGATCCTGCGCCGGGTCCGCGAGGAGGCGCAGAAGCAGATCACGCTGCTCGGCGTGGGGGTGGGCAGCGACTACGGCGACGCGCTGATGGAGCAGCTGGCCGACCGGGGTGACGGCTTCGCGGTCTACGTCGGCGAGCGGGAGCAGGCCCGCCGGGTGTTCGTGCAGCAGCTGCCGGCGACGCTGAGCCTGCGGGCGCTCGACGCCAAGGTGCAGGTGACCTTCGACGAGGCGACGGTGACCTCCTACCGGCTGATCGGCTACGACAACCGGGCGATCGCCGACGAGAGCTTCCGCGACGACCGGGTCGACGGCGGCGAGGTGGGCCCCGGGCACAGCGTCACCGCCCTGTACGCGGTGCGGCTGGCCGAGGGGGCGTCCGCCTCGACGCGGGTGGCCCGGGTGCAGGTGCGCTGGACCGCGCCGAAGGACCGGGCGCCGGCCGAGACGTACGAGTCGGTGACCGTGGCCGCGCTGGACCGACCGTTCACCGAGGCGTCCCCACGGCTGCGGACCTGCTACGCGGCCGGCTACTTCGCCGAGGCGTTGCGCGGCGGCACGCAGGCCCGGCTGGCCGATCTGGCGGCGATCGCGCAGGGGGCCGCCGAGGCGACCGACGACGCCGAGGTGCGGGACCTGAGCCGGCTCATCCGGGAGGCCGACGCGCTGCGCTGA
- a CDS encoding MFS transporter translates to MTHPLRLPAFRLLFLGRTVSALGDAVVPTALALAVLRATGSTTALAVVLGCAMVPRLLLLPLGGVLADRFDARRVALGTDLVRCAAQLVVGLELLGGTPSLAHLALASAVGGAASGFAIPTASPLVAGTVPGEGRQRANALVGVSANASRLAGPALAGLLIFSLGPGWAFVLDAASFAVSAALLAVIRVRHVPVAHRSLRADLVLGWHQVRSRDWYWSSLLAHAVWNGAAAVLLTLGPLVAVDRLGGEGVWVLLQQAGAVGLLAGSLLAGRVRPARPVLVGNLALATYAAPLLLLAAAAPAAATVVAYCLALTALGFLNPVWETVVQAQFPPEVLARVTSYDWLMSLAAMPIGYALAPAAAGTWGASTPLVAAGALVLLACAGTAAVPGVRRLRWPAPAPAAAEAPVPA, encoded by the coding sequence GTGACGCATCCCCTCCGGCTTCCCGCCTTCCGTCTACTCTTCCTCGGCCGTACCGTCTCGGCCCTCGGCGACGCCGTGGTGCCCACCGCGCTGGCGCTGGCGGTGCTGCGGGCCACCGGCTCCACCACCGCCCTCGCCGTCGTGCTCGGCTGCGCGATGGTCCCCCGGCTACTGCTGCTCCCCCTCGGCGGCGTGCTCGCCGACCGCTTCGACGCCCGGCGCGTCGCCCTCGGCACCGACCTGGTCCGCTGCGCCGCCCAACTGGTCGTCGGCCTGGAACTGCTCGGCGGCACGCCATCCCTGGCGCACCTCGCCCTCGCCTCCGCCGTCGGCGGCGCCGCCTCCGGCTTCGCCATTCCCACCGCGTCGCCGCTGGTCGCCGGCACCGTGCCCGGCGAGGGCCGGCAGCGGGCCAACGCGCTGGTCGGGGTGAGCGCCAACGCCAGCCGGCTCGCCGGACCCGCGCTGGCCGGGCTGCTGATCTTCAGCCTCGGGCCCGGCTGGGCGTTCGTGCTCGACGCCGCGTCGTTCGCCGTCAGCGCCGCGCTGCTCGCGGTCATCCGGGTCCGGCACGTGCCCGTCGCGCACCGGTCGCTCCGGGCCGACCTGGTCCTCGGCTGGCACCAGGTGCGCTCCCGCGACTGGTACTGGAGCAGCCTGCTCGCCCACGCGGTGTGGAACGGCGCCGCCGCCGTGCTGCTCACCCTCGGCCCGCTGGTCGCCGTGGACCGCCTCGGCGGGGAAGGCGTCTGGGTGCTGCTCCAGCAGGCGGGGGCCGTCGGCCTGCTGGCCGGCTCGCTGCTCGCCGGCCGGGTCCGCCCCGCCCGCCCGGTGCTGGTGGGCAACCTGGCCCTCGCCACGTACGCCGCGCCGCTGCTGCTGCTCGCCGCCGCCGCGCCCGCCGCGGCCACCGTCGTCGCCTACTGCCTCGCGCTGACCGCCCTCGGCTTCCTCAACCCGGTCTGGGAGACCGTGGTGCAGGCGCAGTTCCCACCCGAGGTGCTGGCCCGGGTCACCTCGTACGACTGGCTGATGTCGCTGGCCGCCATGCCGATCGGGTACGCCCTCGCCCCGGCCGCCGCCGGAACCTGGGGCGCGTCGACCCCGCTCGTGGCGGCCGGGGCGCTGGTCCTGCTCGCCTGCGCCGGCACCGCCGCCGTGCCCGGCGTACGCCGGCTGCGCTGGCCGGCCCCCGCCCCGGCGGCGGCCGAGGCACCGGTGCCGGCGTGA